A part of Thalassophryne amazonica chromosome 3, fThaAma1.1, whole genome shotgun sequence genomic DNA contains:
- the sp7 gene encoding transcription factor Sp7, with translation MAASILEEDARYGSSPLAMLTATCNKFGSNSPVRDSATPGKTSSTTPVKKPYTMTSDLQAVKNVRTADSGLADSYTGSFTTAGGGGGGGGGGGLLTPTGSPPPSAGGYATEYNPFSHSFQTSVSQDPSLLVSKTHATADCLTSVYTSLDMTHPYGSWYKAGIHPGITTAPANATSTWWDVHPNSNWLSATQPQADGGLQASLQPVAPQASLSPQLPSYSTDFTPLNPAPYPSVGLSSSSHLLQPSQHMLPQDMYKPKPVPNAGLMESPMGLKPPRSSGGYSGGATPTRSSCDCPNCQELERLGASAASLRKKPVHSCHIPGCGKVYGKASHLKAHLRWHTGERPFVCNWLFCGKRFTRSDELERHVRTHTREKKFTCLLCNKRFTRSDHLSKHQKTHADSAVQGKGVGVDGDTDPRNEEAADLNTSAVPTNPVADPITNGNEKTGAANGVENSSGLLEI, from the exons ATGGCCGCATCTATTCTGGAG GAAGACGCACGCTATGGCTCCAGTCCCCTGGCTATGTTAACTGCTACCTGTAACAAGTTTGGCAGCAATAGTCCCGTCAGAGATTCTGCTACCCCTGGTAAGACGAGCAGCACCACTCCAGTGAAGAAGCCCTACACCATGACCTCTGACCTTCAGGCAGTGAAGAACGTTCGGACCGCAGACAGTGGCCTGGCGGACTCCTACACTGGCTCCTTCACTacagctggaggaggaggaggaggtggtggtggtggcgggcTGCTTACCCCCACAGGAAGCCCTCCTCCTTCAGCTGGAGGCTACGCGACAGAATATAACCCTTTCTCCCACTCCTTCCAGACCTCTGTCTCCCAGGACCCGTCTCTTTTAGTATCCAAGACCCACGCTACGGCAGACTGCCTCACGAGTGTCTACACCTCACTGGACATGACACATCCTTATGGCTCCTGGTACAAGGCCGGGATCCACCCTGGCATCACTACTGCCCCAGCTAATGCCACGTCCACCTGGTGGGATGTCCATCCCAACTCCAACTGGCTGTCAGCAACCCAGCCCCAGGCAGACGGAGGCCTCCAGGCCTCCCTGCAGCCTGTAGCACCTCAGGCTTCTCTTAGTCCACAGTTACCCAGCTACAGTACCGATTTTACACCCCTCAACCCAGCTCCTTACCCTTCTGTGGGACTGAGTTCCTCCTCACACCTCCTCCAGCCCTCCCAGCACATGCTGCCCCAGGACATGTACAAGCCCAAACCTGTGCCAAATGCAGGGCTGATGGAAAGCCCCATGGGCCTTAAGCCTCCTAGGAGCTCAGGAGGCTACAGTGGAGGGGCTACACCCACTAGGTCTTCATGCGATTGCCCCAACTGCCAGGAGCTGGAGAGGCTGGGCGCCTCAGCTGCttccctgaggaagaaaccagtCCACAGCTGCCACATTCCAGGCTGTGGGAAGGTCTACGGCAAGGCTTCCCACCTCAAAGCCCACCTTCGCTGGCACACTGGTGAGCGGCCATTTGTTTGCAACTGGCTGTTCTGCGGAAAGCGTTTCACCCGCTCCGATGAACTGGAGAGACATGTGCGCACCCACACGCGGGAGAAGAAGTTCACTTGTCTACTGTGCAACAAGCGTTTCACGCGCAGCGACCACCTCTCCAAGCATCAGAAGACCCACGCAGATTCTGCAGTACAGGGGAAAGGCGTGGGCGTGGATGGAGACACAGATCCTAGGAACGAAGAGGCCGCAGATCTGAACACCAGCGCTGTCCCGACTAATCCTGTCGCCGACCCCATCACCAATGGAAATGAGAAGACTGGTGCCGCTAATGGAGTGGAGAACAGCAGTGGACTGTTAGAGATCTGA